Proteins from a single region of Haemorhous mexicanus isolate bHaeMex1 chromosome 4, bHaeMex1.pri, whole genome shotgun sequence:
- the SARAF gene encoding store-operated calcium entry-associated regulatory factor, producing the protein MAGLAPRLLLLFCAAAGPALGWDRSGKVLLRDVQALTLHRGQYTTSRRTAPVPQLQCTGGSAGCSRVPEVVQCYNKGWDGYDVQWQCKADLENAYRFGQMEVSCEGYDYPDDPYILRGSCSLLFKLELTEEGERKVKNSGSFGSSYYQSRKDYSDSGSGAIVVIVLLILAFGVYKFFLSNQQSQQSSGGSDGFSQPFWQSQQAPPPPGFKSTFTDDNSFGTHSYHGTSSGPGFWTGLGAGGLLGYLAGSHRAQPRSPYHSMWTDPTAVPPMYGHSRNSTEGSSSGTRTASGFGGTKRR; encoded by the exons ATGGCGGGTCTCGCTCCGCGCCTGCTCCTTCTGTTCTGCGCCGCCGCCGGACCTGCGCTGGGCTGGGACCGATCGG GGAAGGTTCTGCTGCGGGATGTTCAGGCACTCACTCTCCACCGAGGGCAATACACAACATCGAGGCGGACAGCTCCGGTCCCTCAGCTGCAGTGCACGGGAGGCTCTGCGGGGTGTTCCCGTGTCCCTGAGGTTGTGCAGTGCTACAACAAGGGATGGGATGGCTACGATGTACAG tggCAGTGCAAAGCAGACCTGGAAAATGCCTACCGTTTTGGACAAATGGAAGTGAGCTGTGAAGGCTACGATTACCCAGATGATCCTTACATACTAAGAGGCTCCTGTAGTTTGCTGTTCAAGCTAGAGCTGACTGAGGAAGGTGAAAGGAAAGTGAAGAACTCTGGAAGCTTTGGCTCTAGCTATTACCAGTCAAGGAAAGATTATTCTGATTCTGGTTCTGGAGCAATTGTTGTAATTGTTCTTCTCATTCTTGCTTTTGGAGTTTACAAGTTCTTCCTCAGCAACCAGCAGTCTCAGCAGAGTTCTGGGGGCAGTGATGGCTTCTCTCAGCCCTTCTGGCAGAGTCAGCAggcacctcctcctcctggttTTAAGTCCACCTTCACAG atgataACAGCTTTGGAACTCATTCCTATCATGGAACCAGTTCAGGACCAGGATTTTGGACTGGATTAGGAGCAGGAGGCTTGCTAGGCTACTTGGCAGGCAGTCACAG AGCCCAGCCGCGTTCCCCTTATCACAGTATGTGGACAGATCCCACAGCTGTACCTCCTATGTATGGGCACTCAAGGAATTCcacagaaggcagcagctcaggaacaAGAACTGCTTCTG gctTTGGGGGCACAAAGCGAAGATGA
- the LEPROTL1 gene encoding leptin receptor overlapping transcript-like 1 → MAGIKALISLSFGGAVGLMFLMLGCALPQYNRYWPLFVLFFYILSPIPYCIARRLVDDTDATSNACKELAIFLTTGIVVSAFGLPIVFARAELIYWGACALVLTGNTVIFATILGFFLVFGSNDDFSWQQW, encoded by the exons ATGGCGGGAATCAAAG CGCTGATCAGCCTGTCCTTTGGGGGAGCGGTCGGACTGATGTTCTTGATGCTCGGATGCGCCCTGCCCCAATACAA ccGGTACTGGCCtctgtttgttctgtttttttacATCCTTTCTCCTATCCCATACTGCATAGCAAGAAGATTGGTAGATGACACAGATGCTACAAGTAATGCCTGCAAGGAGCTGGCCATATTCCTTACAACAGGCATTGTGGTCTCAGCATTTGGGCTGCCCATAGTGTTTGCAAGAGCAGAACTG ATTTACTGGGGCGCATGTGCACTCGTTCTCACTGGGAATACAGTCATCTTTGCCACCATCCTAGGATTTTTCTTGGTCTTTGGCAGCAATGACGacttcagctggcagcagtggtga